The following proteins come from a genomic window of Drosophila sulfurigaster albostrigata strain 15112-1811.04 chromosome X, ASM2355843v2, whole genome shotgun sequence:
- the LOC133847186 gene encoding fasciclin-2 isoform X7 codes for MGQLQRQRVTLLATLYVMMLCSCLTIELSSAQQTPILEIFPKQAEQRKPVGKPLILTCRPNVPDQALVTDLQWKDNQNNPILPKPGVYDPLYDYKGNKKNVTGRNQPPMYTETLPGDSLALMIPSLTSEMTGKYYCTASYANTELLQTSVSIKTYVAITWTNAPENQFPILGSDYTITCEVKADPNPTIDWLRNGDPIRNDAKHVVQANGLLVRNVAETDDGIYTCRAAVIDTGELLERTIRVEVYITPVITHLATTLEAVEGKPFAANCTATGKPVPEISWIRDSAQQNVAEADRFQVNPQTGLLTISSVMQEDYGTYTCMAKNAAGLVDQKTKLNVLVRPAVYELYNVTGVTGKEIAITCRARGRPAPAITFRRWGSEEPFVAGFQSDDARISLEQHKDEERGESSGTLRIMKSTRQDDGLYQCIATNKGDTAYKTGHIAVEFPPDFSHMKDLPPVFSWEQRVANLSCLAMGIPNATIEWRWNGRNIKDLFDTNLKIEGTGPRSDLIVHPVTRQYYSAYKCVATNIHGTAEHDMQLKEARIPDAVTTARPRQLTATTITFEIIGPATELGLPILAFSVQYKELQNPDWSTALNRSWSPDSPYIVEGLRPQTVYTFRFAARNQVGLGNWGVNQQQSTPRRSAPEEPKPLHSPVQNDKEEPVVVSPYSDHFELRWGVPADNGEPIDHYQIKYCPGVKIAGTWNELENQCNTIEVVETTSYQMTDLSGNTYYRIELKAHNDIGYSSPASIIMKTTRDKPYPYSASSATRALSTTTTLLATTTITAPQLLLLPLLLLTTRTA; via the exons AATTGAGCAGCGCACAACAGACGCCCATACTGGAGATATTCCCGAAGCAGGCGGAGCAAAGGAAGCCGGTGGGTAAACCCTTAATTTTGACCTGTCGACCCAATGTGCCGGATCAAGCTCTCGTCACCGATCTGCAGTGGAAGGATAATCAGAACAATCCGATTCTGCCCAAGCC GGGCGTTTATGATCCACTTTATGATTACAAGGGGAATAAAAAGAATGT AACGGGACGCAATCAGCCACCGATGTACACGGAAACGCTGCCCGGCGATAGTTTGGCTTTGATGATACCTTCGCTGACGAGCGAAATGACTGGGAAATATTATTGCACCGCCTCGTATGCAAATACCGAGCTGCTTCAGACGAGTGTCTCAATTAAAACTTATG TTGCCATTACCTGGACGAATGCACCGGAGAATCAATTCCCAATTTTGGGCAGCGACTATACGATCACATGCGAAGTGAAAGCTGACCCTAATCCGACCATCGATTGGCTCCGCAATGGCGATCCC ATTCGCAACGATGCCAAGCATGTGGTGCAAGCGAATGGACTTTTGGTGCGCAACGTCGCAGAAACCGATGATGGAATTTACACTTGCCGCGCTGCTGTCATCGACACTGGCGAGCTCCTCGAGCGCACCATTCGCGTTGAGGTCTACATTACCCCGGTGATTACGCATTTGGCCACGACGCTTGAGGCTGTGGAGGGCAAACCGTTTGCGGCGAATTGCACAGCGACGGGCAAACCGGTGCCGGAGATTAGCTGGATTCGTGACTCGGCGCAACAGAATGTCGCTGAAGCGGATCGCTTCCAGGTGAATCCACAGACGGGACTGTTGACCATCAGCTCGGTGATGCAGGAGGATTATGGCACCTACACGTGCATGGCGAAGAATGCCGCCGGCCTAGTCGACCAGAAGACCAAACTGAATGTCCTCGTCCGTCCCGCTGTCTATGAGCTCTACAACGTCACTGGCGTCACCGGCAAGGAGATTGCCATCACGTGTCGGGCACGCGGACGTCCCGCCCCGGCGATTACCTTCCGTCGTTGGGGTAGCGAGGAACCCTTTGTCGCCGGCTTCCAATCGGACGATGCACGCATCTCCCTCGAACAGCACAAGGACGAGGAACGTGGCGAGAGCTCCGGAACGTTGCGCATCATGAAGTCAACGCGTCAGGACGATGGATTGTATCAGTGCATTGCCACCAACAAGGGGGACACCGCCTACAAGACCGGACACATTGCCGTCGAATTCCCCCCAGACTTCAGTCACATGAAGGATCTGCCGCCAGTGTTCAGCTGGGAGCAACGTGTCGCCAATCTGAGCTGTCTGGCCATGGGCATTCCGAACGCTACGATTGAATGGCGCTGGAATGGTAGGAACATCAAGGATCTGTTCGATACGAACCTGAAGATCGAGGGCACCGGACCACGCAGCGATCTCATTGTTCATCCCGTGACTCGGCAATATTATTCGGCCTACAAGTGTGTGGCAACGAACATTCACGGCACCGCCGAGCACGACATGCAACTGAAGGAGGCACGCATTCCCGACGCGGTCACCACCGCCCGGCCACGTCAATTGACCGCCACCACCATCACCTTTGAGATCATCGGACCGGCCACAGAGCTGGGTCTACCCATTCTCGCATTCAGTGTGCAGTACAAGGAGTTACAGAATCCCGATTGGTCAACCGCATTGAATCGCAGCTGGTCCCCCGACTCGCCCTACATCGTTGAGGGTCTAAGGCCACAGACCGTTTACACCTTCCGCTTTGCCGCCCGCAATCAAGTGGGTCTCGGCAACTGGGGCGTCAATCAGCAGCAGTCGACGCCACGTCGCTCGGCGCCCGAGGAGCCAAAGCCACTGCACAGCCCCGTCCAGAACGACAAGGAGGAGCCCGTCGTTGTTTCACCCTACTCCGATCACTTTGAACTGCGCTGGGGCGTCCCAGCCGACAATGGCGAGCCCATCGATCACTACCAGATCAAGTACTGTCCG GGCGTTAAAATAGCCGGCACCTGGAACGAACTGGAGAATCAGTGCAACACAATTGAGGTGGTGGAGACGACATCGTATCAGATGACCGATCTGAGCGGCAACACGTACTATCGCATCGAATTGAAGGCGCACAATGATATCGGATATTCATCGCCGGCATCGATTATTATGAAGACGACACGAG ACAAACCCTATCCGTATTCAGCAAGCAGTGCCACACGAGCACTGTCCACGACCACAACACTgcttgccacaacaacaatcactgcaccacagttgctgctgctgccgctccTGCTGCTGACGACGCGCACTGCTTAA